A stretch of Besnoitia besnoiti strain Bb-Ger1 chromosome III, whole genome shotgun sequence DNA encodes these proteins:
- a CDS encoding RNA recognition motif-containing protein (encoded by transcript BESB_044620) — protein MAEAKKRSRSKSEAAAKLRSKGAAPDSGGDGGADQLDDFSSEKGLQQNKRRRVLGREESQKKFRGDSRDAGALTDTPRRSGDLSRGQQKHDQTGSQRGGNADREEATSFRSDGASSESVRDNRKDGAARREGDKQGSGKLGKKMDMFAHEEGEDGKKAPARKGGKDYSEARKDKRRERQSGKAHWLDRAVDVPAEYRCSRLIVKNLPPYITAAELKQKLSSLGGEITDVCLLRNERGKSRQCAFVGFKTQQQAVNVKEHFHETFIHTRKVQVSYALPRETPYASDKGTQSAAAGQHKPPGAKQPAAGAGKAAPPGTAMHATSANRVSRGSTGQGGNVVEEESVGARKAGVSGVRTRVVFGGASDAESSNDSQSDSESSAGDASATGKQRSRTEKAKHVTAETLASADADESLEDEEDDLAWLHKQSARATELLPEGGECSAAQAAKGGKTGDTHAASRGTANGRKGDDAAEADAHAADDFDLALLGSHGRLLIQNLPYATTVDELRALGEEYGEVAEAHLVVDEETHKPRGFGFVTFVFPEHAVAALSRVNGSIFQGRLLRALPARPDTKRERRLQLREEHRLARRKIAGSSYKARKLEQLVNQDTRFAEEKVWNLLYVSANSAADAVLNELQVDKADLILGGDKGGGKKGSLLKAGNEGHDMGKSTAAATVALMEAHLLNQTKSWIKSEGISLEAFERRGNNLLTAAYQQTPASSNGKTGETTNGSAEGARGLEKGGESLLRSRDTLIVKHLPTSHVDGADLLRLFERVGPLARFLLAPSKTVAIVQYEREKDAEVAFRRLAYRQYKGVPLFLEKAPVNVFVEREEEKQQARKAAAEEIRAAEIADRVVGDGPSPSKAEKRRKRLAGREERDSAASASAGEAKKSSRKGASAAEAEQHVARAADRNAAPPARQQLAVTSAKKLKVDAIPDAAASDAAAEDLEESVQGASLFVKNVNFATSEAALNQVFSRCEGLRRTKLMTKKRAVSATCGNDNGDGGATTSSLSMGYAFVEFDSAANALAACKRMQGVVVDAHALQISISKAAKGRRSEASSASSGKTPWGTGRGGVKSKAQTHKVLVRNLAFQASASDLRALFSAYGNVTRVCIPRQHEGRSRGFGFVDFATRQEAQNALDGLSGSHLYGRRLVLEPAKQDEASSKMTSA, from the coding sequence atggcggaggcgaagaagcgcagtCGCTCGAAaagcgaggctgccgcgaaACTCCGTTCTAAAGGGGCGGCACCGGACTCCGGGGGGGACGGCGGTGCTGACCAGCTTGACGACTTTTCTAGCGAAAAAGGCCTCCAACAGAACaagaggcgccgcgtgcttGGCAGGGAAGAGTCTCAGAAGAAGTTTCGAGGCGACTCTCGGGACGCAGGAGCTTTAACGGACACGCCACGGCGTTCAGGAGATCTATCGCGCGGTCAGCAGAAGCACGACCAGACAGGGAGTCAACGAGGAGGGAACGCCGaccgagaggaggcgaccaGTTTCCGCAGCGATGGTGCCTCGTCGGAGTCTGTGCGCGATAACAGGAaagacggcgcggcgcggagagagggcgaTAAGCAAGGAAGCGGAAAACTCGGGAAGAAGATGGACATGTTTGCCcacgaggagggagaggacgggAAGAAGGCTCCAGCCAGGAAGGGCGGCAAGGATTATTCCGAGGCGCGAAAAGacaagagaagagagcggcagAGCGGTAAGGCGCACTGGTTGGACCGAGCTGTCGACGTGCCTGCGGAGTACCGGTGTTCCCGTCTAATCGTGAAGAATCTTCCACCGTATATCACAGCGGCGGAGTTGAAGCAGAAGCTGtcctctctcggcggcgagaTCACAGACGTATGTCTCTTGCGGAATGAACGGGGCAAGAGTCGGCAGTGCGCCTTCGTTGGCTTcaagacgcagcagcaagcGGTCAACGTCAAGGAGCACTTCCACGAGACCTTCATTCACACGCGCAAAGTCCAAGTCTCctacgcgctgccgcgcgagacgccctATGCATCAGACAAAGgcacgcagagcgcggctgcaggtCAACACAAACCCCCCGGGGCGAAGCAGCCTGCGGCGGGGGCCGgaaaggcggcgccgcctggcaCAGCGATGCATGCGACGTCCGCGAACCGTGTGTCCAGAGGCTCCACAGGGCAGGGAGGGAATGTCGTCGAGGAGGAATCCGTGGGGGCTCGGAAGGCAGGCGTCTCCGGCGTACGCACTCGCGTGGTCTTCGgtggcgcgagcgacgcagagagcagcaACGACTCACAGAGCGACTCGGAGAGCTCGGCTGGTGATGCCTCGGCGACCGGCAAGCAACGCAGCAGGACCGAAAAGGCGAAACACGTGACCGCCGAGACTCTGGCTTCTGCAGATGCGGACGAATCCCTCGAGGATGAAGAGGACGATCTTGCGTGGCTTCACAAGCAGAGCGCTCGCGCGACGGAGCTGTTGCCAGAGGGGGGCGAGtgctctgcggcgcaggccgcgaaaGGCGGAAAGACaggagacacacacgcggcTTCCCGTGGAACTGCGAACGGGCGTAAGGGTGatgacgccgcggaggcagacgcgcacgcggccgaCGACTTTGACCTCGCCCTCCTGGGATCGCATGGCCGTTTGCTGATCCAGAATCTCCCCTACGCGACGACAGTCGATGAACTCCGGGCCCTGGGTGAAGAGTACGGGGAGGTCGCCGAGGCGCACCTAGTTGTGGATGAAGAGACACACAAGCCGCGAGGCTTTGGCTTTGTCACGTTCGTTTTCCCCGAGCACGCAGTCGCCGCGTTGTCCCGAGTGAACGGCTCCATTTTCCAggggcgccttctgcgggcgctgccggcACGTCCCGACacgaagcgcgagcggcgtctGCAACTCCGCGAAGAGCACCGCCTGGCGCGACGAAAGATCGCGGGAAGCAGCTACAAGGCGCGGAAACTGGAGCAGCTGGTCAACCAGGATACGCGTTTCGCTGAGGAGAAGGTCTGGAACCTGCTCTACGTCTCCGCGAACTCCGCTGCCGACGCCGTGCTGAATGAGTTGCAAGTCGACAAGGCAGATCTGATCCTGGGGGGGGACAAAGGAGGTGGAAAGAAAGGCAGTTTGCTGAAGGCTGGGAACGAAGGACACGACATGGGCAAGAGCACAGCCGCAGCCACTGTGGCGCTGATGGAGGCGCACCTGCTGAACCAAACCAAGTCGTGGATCAAGTCGGAAGGGATCTCGCTCGAGGCGTTTGAACGACGTGGCAACAACCTCCTCACCGCTGCGTACCAGCAGACGCCTGCCAGCAGCAACGGGAAGACTGGCGAGACGACGAACGGCAGCGCAGAaggggcgcgaggcctcgagAAGGGCGGAGAGTCACTCCTCCGGTCGCGAGACACGCTGATTGTGAAGCACCTGCCGACGTCGCACGTCGACGGCGCGGACCTGTTGCGCCTCTTCGAACGCGTCGGTCCACTGGCGCGGTTTCTCTTGGCGCCGTCCAAGACTGTTGCAATCGTGCAGTacgagcgcgagaaggacgccgaagtcgccttccgccgcctcgcgtaTCGCCAGTACAAAGGCGTGCCTCTGTTCCTTGAGAAGGCGCCGGTGAACGTCTTcgtggagcgcgaggaagaaaagcagcAAGCGCGAAAGGCGGCAGCCGAGGAGATACGCGCGGCCGAAATCGCCGATCGGGTTGTCGGCGACGGCCCTTCGCCGAGCaaagcggagaagaggcgaaagcggctcgcagggagagaagagcgagacagTGCAGCGTCCGCGAGTGCAGGGGAGGCGAAAAAGTCGAGCCGAAAGGGCGCTAGCGCCGCAGAAGCTGAGCAGCACGTGGCAAGGGCAGCCGACAGAAACGCGGCGCCcccggcgcggcagcagttGGCCGTGACGTCTGCGAAGAAACTCAAAGTCGACGCGATCCCTGATGCAGCAGCGTCGGACGCAGCTGCCGAGGATCTCGAAGAGAGTGTGCAGGGCGCGAGCCTCTTTGTCAAGAACGTCAACTTCGCGACTTCGGAGGCGGCGTTGAACCAAGTGTTTTCTCGGTGTGAAGGTCTGCGACGAACGAAGCTGATGACCAAGAAGAGAGCAGTATCCGCCACGTGCGGGAACGACAACGGAGACGGCGGGGCTACCACTTCTTCGCTGTCCATGGGTTACGCCTTTGTTGAGTTTGATTCTGCAGCAAACGCCTTGGCGGCGTGCAAACGCATGCAGGGCGTGGTGGTTGACGCTCATGCGCTGCAGATATCGATTTCGAAAGCCGCCAaggggagacgcagcgaagcCTCTTCAGCGAGCTCGGGCAAGACCCCCTGGGGCACGGGACGCGGAGGTGTCAAGAGCAAAGCGCAAACCCACAAAGTCCTGGTTAGAAACTTGGCTTTccaggcgtccgcgtcggACCTGAGGGCCCTGTTTTCTGCATACGGGAATGTCACACGCGTGTGCATCCCGCGACAGCATGAGGGCCGCAGCAGAGGTTTCGGTTTTGTCGATTTCGCCACAAGGCAGGAGGCCCAGAACGCCCTCGACGGTCTATCTGGGAGCCACTTGTACGGACGCAGACTAGTGCTCGAGCCAGCCAAGCAAGACGAAGCCTCCTCCAAGATGACATCCGCTTGA